A segment of the Takifugu flavidus isolate HTHZ2018 chromosome 7, ASM371156v2, whole genome shotgun sequence genome:
TAAGAGCGACGATAATTTGGTGGTGGATGAGGTTAGTAGGCGGCCGTCGGCCCCCGGCGGCCTCTCATCAGAGCTCACATCTGCATAAATCATGTAAACAGACCCCCACAGGACCGCCTGGATGATGATAATGTTTCGCATAACCTACCTCTGCTTTGGCTTTGTTGCGTGTGCACAGTCGCGTtgtgtctctcctccatctgtgtgcACGTCTGCAGTGTTCACTCTGGAAAGGTGACAATGGAGAGGCCTTATGATGTCACCCCTCCTGATGTTACAGAAATTAAACAGAAATTGTTTTTGTACGATTCTAAATCTGATGTCCATGTGATCTGTATGTCCTGCTGTTCAGAAACATCATGTccaaaaatattttctttgggTTGAATTTAGGACCCGTCGTCCCCCCGCAGCGTCCAGTCCTACTCGTCCAGGGAAAACGGCCTGGACAAGATGCCCCCCTCCGTAAGGATGGCCCCCCACAGGCCAGCCCCACCTCCctggcctcctccagcagcgctgCCTCTCCATCTCGTGGCAAAGAGCCCCCGCAGGTAGAGACAGATGCATCGTGGATAAAGACACAGTTGAATGCCTGTGACAGGCTGTTACCAGGCTGTCAACACATgctggattctgctgtttacaAGGGTCAGGAGTTCATTTTGGACCAATTATGGTTTAGATTGAGCACCATGCCTCTGTTTTATCCCCCTCCCTCGcactgttattttcttttttcttgtcttttcatCCTGATCTTAGAATGGTCTCTTCTTACGCTCTAATATCctgtttttaaattatttgtctTTGGTTTATTTTCATTAATCTGCTCACAAGTTTTTGTCCCGACAGAGGGAGAAGTCCAGTACCCCAGGTATGAAGCCAGGGACTCCCATGTCTCAAGAGTCCAACACTCCAGGACCAAGCGGACCTCCGCAGTTCCGACCTGTCCCAGGAAAGCCGGGTGTCGACCTCGGTAAGGACTTCGGCTGCGCTGACACATCATAATCACACTGTGGAGAGAAAACGGGACAAATGTCTCAGAACAGACGGATCCACCTTTAGAGGCAAACGTTTATAGGCTGGACTCGCTTGTGTAGTGAGTCCACagtggtgtctgtgtgtcccccacctccccatcACCATCTGGGCTTAATAAGCAGCTGTGGGCAAAAATATTCAGCACCCCTCACGTTTTAAATGGAAAGATTAGGAGAGGTGATGGACTGTGACTGTGAGCTGCTTCATAATGAGGGTCCATCTATTCCTGTGtatggtttttttctttcacatcaCCGGTTAGCCTCGCTCTGCTCACACATGCATTATGCATGCATATGTTCAGAGATCCAGCTAACTGAATAGAAAATGGATGTACAGGATGTCTGCACcatcatcaacacacacacgcagacgcacacacactcacacacgcacaaaagCTTTATTGCTGCAGGGAGGTGTCATGACCAGCAGGGGTCAGTAGTGGTCCGGCACTGCAGTTAGCAATTTTctctgtgacaggaagcagcttgttcacacacacacacacacacacacactctccacacacagctgagggaGTCAGTTTAATATGAGTGAATATGATAATCTGTCTCCATCCATTAATTCACTTAAATAATTCTGGCTGTTGTCTCCATCCTCAGCTCTGGGCCTCAGAAACCCCCTGGCAGTGCAGGGCGCATACCCCCCAGGGGCTTTTGGTTTGCCCCCTCACGGGGTGAATGGTGACCTTCCTGGGGCGGCGGGCTATGGTGCAGGCCTCCATTTGGTCTCTCCTCAAATGAACGGAGCCGCGGCagcagctgccgccgccgccgctgcaggtTATGGACGCTCCCCTGTGGTGAGTCAGGGCTCGCCGTTATCGTAGAGCTTTAgttgtcattttcagcagcGCCACATAAACAAAAACTGTCAGGGCGTAAATACGGTTTGATGCAACAGGATGGTAATAAagtcagagctgctgtgctgttctcATTCTCCACCAGGTGGGCTACGAGTCTCCCCACCCACATATGAGGGTCCCTGGGCTGCCTGCCAGCCTGCAGTCAGCCGCCTCTGGAAAACCGTACGTTCAGTGTTTGTTGTCCACTGTAACTCAAATATTCACCTGTTCATATATTTAACCGGGAAAATAACTAAAGCTGAAATTTCGGTTCTGTGGTCTGGATCTTCTCTGCAGGGCTTATTCTTTCCACGTGAGTGCGGATGGACAGATGCAGCCGGTGCCCTTCCCCCCTGATGCTCTGCTGGGTCCAGGAATCCCGCGTCACGCCCGTCAGATTCACAGCCTGAACCACGGAGAGGTGGTGTGCGCCGTCACCATCAGCGCATCCACACGCCACGTCTACACCGGAGGGAAGGGCTGCGTCAAGGTGTGGGACATCAGCCAGCCTGGAACCAAGAGCCCCATGGCCCAGCTGGACTGTCTGGTGAGACGAGAGGGCGGAGCCTATGATTAAGGGAACAGGTTTTTACTCCAGTTTGCCTGATCGCCTGTTGTTGTCTCGTCCAATCAGAACAGAGATAACTACATCCGCTCCTGcaagctgctgtctgatggaCGGACGCTGATAGTTGGTGGCGAGGCCAGCACGCTGTCCATCTGGGATTTGGCCACTCCCACTCCTCGCATCAAAGCGGAGCTGACGTCGTCCGCCCCGGCCTGCTACGCGCTCGCCATCTCCCCCGACAACAAGgtctgcttctcctgctgcagcgacGGAAACATTGTTGTCTGGGACCTTCACAACCAGACTCTGGTCAGgtaagagaggggggggggagtcatcATCCTGACCGGGTTCACTAGAAAAGGATGCTGGGAAAATGGATTCTGCGCATGTAACAAAGGCAGAGGGTGAAAGGGGGGGAAATTAAGAAGCATGGAATGAGAAGACAGAGGAAATGGTGCAATTTTGGAAATTGCACCATTTCCTCTGTCAGTCAAAAAGCAGAGTGGGAACAACTGCACTCAAACAGTGAAGATGGACAAAAGTCAGGAaatcctccattttcttctgccagattcttttctttgttccCAGCTGGCATGTTGAGACCTCCAAATGATTTCTGGAACTCCGCTATCTGTGATCTTTGTTAaataaaaaacttttttttttctttttaaagcagcGTTAGATGTTTGTTTGGACTGGCTTTCATTTAAAAGGatctttttaatcattatttttgtTCTGTAAAGCAGctacaaatataaacacaattGCTCAGAGCCCCATTAACTGTCTGATATCCTGtcctttttcctgctctgtccttttttcctgctctgtccttttttcctgctctgtcctTTTCATGCAAAAAGAGTGACTGTGTTATTTGGCTCTCCTCCCCGCAGGCAGTTCCAGGGTCACACAGACGGGGCGAGCTGCATCGACATCTCCAACGATGGCACCAAACTGTGGACGGGAGGGCTGGACAACACGGTCCGCTGCTGGGACCTCCGAGAGGGacgccagctgcagcagcacgacTTTACCTcgcaggtaaacacacacacacaccacacacacacacacaggctgataTCTCTTTCAGGCTGGTGTAACGTGCtttaatgcccccccctccctcgtctGCAGATCTTCTCTCTGGGCTACTGTCCCACGGGCGAgtggctggcggtggggatggaGAGCAGCAATGTGGAAGTCCTGCACGTGTCCAAACCCGACAAGTACCAGCTGCACCTGCACGAGAGCTGCGTCCTCTCGCTCAAGTTCGCCTACTGTGGTGCGCCCATGAACACGGAAACCCTGCTGTTCTTTAGAGAAGCTGCTCCTTCATCCTCACCTCTTTGTGTTTCACCCTGCAGGTAAATGGTTTGTGAGCACCGGCAAAGACAACCTCCTAAATGCCTGGCGGACACCTTATGGATCTAGCATATTCCAGGTGAGCCATAGATGCAGGCATTTGTATAAAATCATCAAGTGCACGTGGGTCTTTCATCGGTGCACTTCAGGCACGTTCCCTCAGGTATTATAGCCTTAATTATTATCCAAATGgatctcaccccccccccagtcagcaATGCTCCCTGTCAGCCGTCAGATTGTAGCCCGTTCTGCTGAAATCCCTCCCTCTGTGCTGAGAAAAAGCTTTGACAAAGACCAGCAGTTGCTACAACTACAGTAGTCAGGCCAACAAGTGGTTCGAGGCTGTACTGCTGAGTGAAAATATGTTTCACTGTACCCCCCAGTGACGTCACGCGCAGTCGAGACTGAGAGCAAAACCGTCGTGGGGATCGGTTGAGGCTTGCTGCGGGCTAATATGATCGCTTAACTGATCAGAAACTGTAAATGTTAGTGTAATTTAGCACAATAACAACtgttttttaatggaaaaaatgGGACTTTTAATTGTCTTTTAGGATGGCTGGTGATTAACCGCtgccagccaccagggggccgcCGATGTTTTAGCTGCACTGTTGATTCACTTGTGCtcataaaaacaaaggaaattcACTTGATTACCTGTGTAGCACCTGATGGAACCTTCCTCTGTTTCAGTCAAAGGAGTCTTCGTCGGTTCTCAGCTGTGACATCTCCCCCGACGACCAGTTCATCGTCACAGGATCTGGAGACAAGAAAGCTACAGTCTACGAAGTGATCTACTGAACGCAGATTAGCTTAAAAAACAATATCCAGGGTCTGAGGCCGCAGCTTCCCCCCTGCACCAATGACTGTACAGAGCGCTGGGGGTGTAGAAAATGACAGACACTCAACTCCtactttgttcttttgtttgtgtttgagagAAATGAGAGACGGGAGAAGCAGCGGGGCACAAAGTCGCATCTCTGGAAAGTTACAGACTGTTCTAATGCTCTGCTGGTTAGTCTATAGCTGCGCAGTCGTGGATTCCTCCAaagaaccttttcttttttttctttttttaacaaaataaaacctctGTAGTGAACAAGAAATTagcaaaagaaatatttttttagcCTTTGGATTTTTTGCAAACCTTTGGAccacatcagcaggagcctGACACAGCCCAGGACTACAGGTGTGGGTTTGGTGCAGCTTTAGTCGGCTCCTCGGCGACGGTAACGCGGGAGATGATGTGCTGTGATGTTCTCTCCCCTTACGTTTCAGCAGCAACATGATTGTATCACCGCCAGTGTGCAGGACAGAACAGGGTTCAgataccccccccacacacacacactttttcccTAAACTACCCAGATTACAGCTGCGCTCTGACTCTGGAGATGCAGCTTCGTATCGGTGTCATCCAGAACACTCACCGTTTCTTTTCCCCCTTTAGATCTGTTGTATTCGTATTTGACGCATAGCCATGCAGGTATTTTCACCACTACACCATGAACCTATATATGGACGTGTAAATAAAGTTCTCTAAAGACAAAGATGGAATCTTGCGCTTGCTTCAGAAACACCCTCACACTGTACGCAGATGATCGTGTGTTCTTCACATCATCAAAATGACTGAATATTGtattttctgtgctgtttcGTGGTCCGGTGAAGGATAATAAATGGCCTTGTTCAGACTGAGCATATATTGCTGGGTTTGGTTCACAGAGGAGGACATTTCACTTCCTGACTAAAGCAAATCTCAGTGATTTGGGATCAGAATCACTTTGCTGGAACTCTGAGATCCTCTAGAATTTAGATTGGAGCTGTTCTCAAAACGGGCAGCGGGCTGCCAATCAAACAAATCTATACTGGAACGTGCAGTATATATTTAGGCACTTCCGCATCCTACACATATGGAGACGTACGTAAATGAGTGGCAGAAGATTCTGGTCACTGGTCATTCTGCCAGGTCGAAATGAATCCGCTGGAACTGAGTTCTGTACTTTCAGTGTTCTAAAAAAATCGATTTCAACTGTTCCCTCATGGAGCAGATGGAAGGAGATCAAAGGCTGCACTACCCTTTGATGCTGAAGGAATAAATTATTCCCTGTTGACGGACCAAAATGGTACAAATGATATATAAGCAGGATAAAACAGTAGAAATCAGGATATCTGACATTACACATTAAGGTATCGAGCATTCAAGAACATTCTCCAATCAACCCCActagacccctcccccccactcccGTGTGTTTTTGGATAGTAAACAGACGGACCCAGCGTTGGTGCGcacctccccacccaccaaaaTCCACCAACACACTGTCTAGGTGAACAGAGACAATGATTCAGCAGACTCCTGAAAGGATGAACACaagtttggttttatttttcacacAATAGTACTTCTTATACAACACGTGGGAAACTcttcaggagggggaaaaaaagacatggtacacttaaaaaaaaagttccttggcttttaaaaagacaaaccaAACATGAGCTCGTAAAACGCACAAGGTTTTACAGCGTTGGAGCAGAGAAAGCACAGGCGGGGTGGGGGAGGGTAAACCGACGAGTATCGAACACAAAGTCCCAGATTCACACTGTACCACTGAACGCATCACCATTGTACAGCagcgcgcgcgcatgtgtgtgtgtgtgttggtcttTTACGATGACATTTCACTACATTTTTAAACAGAGGAGGCCGATTTCCACGGTGAaggtggggaaaaaacccaCCGTCGTGTTTGTCCTTCACTGCAGAAGTGGAACAAGcatgcaattaaaaaaagagcGGGTAACCACCGCACGCCGACCTCAGACGTCACGTTTTTCCAACTGCACCACACGGACTGAATAGAGACGAGACCACTCTGACGCCCAGCGCAGAAGGCGGGAGACTAAGTAGAGGTCAGAGAGGTCGTCCCCCTCATGggaggctttttttcttctcagggGTCTGACGCTGCTGTAACGACTCAGCCCGTCACCGAGGATAAGGAAAGATGCTGGTCAAAAAGAGCAACGGCAAACAGAACCAAAACCTTTTCCCCGCCTGTGTTCCTCCTAATTCTCTCCATGTGTGAGTGGATCCCCCGCGGGCGTCCCCCTGAACCCGTAACAAAGCCCGAGCCCCAAATATAAACATGACATAAGACACGAGTCataaaaaacactgaaatacaTGATCCAAAAAAACAATGTgaaatgtgctgcttctgtttaCAATGGTGACGAAGCTCTGATATTTGGAAGATAATACAAGAACGATTGAGAAGGATGAAGGAATAATTACAGATTTTTTAGGAAACACACTCTCGCTTTTCATGTGGAGGGATAGAGGAAGAGAGCTCTCGTGTAGTGTCAGGATAAGGCTACAACCAGGGACTAGCTTAGCTCAGCAAAAAGACCGGAAATGAAAACCTCCCTCGAGATCACACCTTAAAATATGCtatctttcttcctttttaacaTATATACATGCACAATATCGTCATAGATTCTAAGGCTTTAAACTGGATCGGCGCCCTGCTGGCAAAAGCTTTGTAGTCAGACTACAAACAAAGGAGAGATTGCCTCATCTAAATCTCAGAGAACGAGATAAGTGCATTTCCCAAAACTTTTCCTTTCAGGTGATTCTCATCTGATAGCGATCGATATCTCCGAGAACAAGCCGGAGCACTTTGGATACGGGCGGAGGGCAGCAGAGGTGGCGATAAACTGATAAACCTGTGATCTCACCGGGTTCGCAAATGAAAATGGGAACCAGTTGGGTGGAACTTGAAAGGACCGTGGggctgctctctgcagctgaTGCTGTTaatttgaccccccccccacccccgcccctcctcTTTCACTGGGACCTTGCGGTGATGTCggtgtgctgctgcttcatctgGCTGACGGGGCCTTTAATGAGAGCGAGCGCAGCGGCCGGTGTCAGGAGAACAATCCAGAGGAATTAGAGGGAACAGCTCGGCTGACGCTCGCTGTTTGTGTGCGCGGGCCCGgcgaggacgccgccgccgcggcggcTCATTAGACGCCGCCTTTGTCagaccaaaataaaacactcaCTACGCAGAGAGACAGCCAGCGCAGCCATGAATGTTTAATTAGCTactccaagtgt
Coding sequences within it:
- the tle2a gene encoding LOW QUALITY PROTEIN: transducin-like enhancer protein 2a (The sequence of the model RefSeq protein was modified relative to this genomic sequence to represent the inferred CDS: inserted 1 base in 1 codon), whose translation is MFPQNRPPAPLQPPPGSSASVVAAAAAAAAAASGTPQSLKLTYPETLDRIKEEFQFLQTQYHSLKLECEKLATEKTEIQRHYVMYYEMSYGLNIEMHKQTEIAKRLNVICAQLIPFLSQEHQQQVVQAMERAKQVTMGELNASIGQQLQAQHLSQHAQGLPMGPHPSGLPHPGLALGGGSGLLALSGALGAQLAAKDERAHLEAVAAAAAAAADHHRDRDAGPSSLSNGDKGRQADYLSNGKKRKADEKEFMTDYGSDADKSDDNLVVDEDPSSPRSVQSYSSRENGLDKMPPXRKDGPPQASPTSLASSSSAASPSRGKEPPQREKSSTPGMKPGTPMSQESNTPGPSGPPQFRPVPGKPGVDLALGLRNPLAVQGAYPPGAFGLPPHGVNGDLPGAAGYGAGLHLVSPQMNGAAAAAAAAAAAGYGRSPVVGYESPHPHMRVPGLPASLQSAASGKPAYSFHVSADGQMQPVPFPPDALLGPGIPRHARQIHSLNHGEVVCAVTISASTRHVYTGGKGCVKVWDISQPGTKSPMAQLDCLNRDNYIRSCKLLSDGRTLIVGGEASTLSIWDLATPTPRIKAELTSSAPACYALAISPDNKVCFSCCSDGNIVVWDLHNQTLVRQFQGHTDGASCIDISNDGTKLWTGGLDNTVRCWDLREGRQLQQHDFTSQIFSLGYCPTGEWLAVGMESSNVEVLHVSKPDKYQLHLHESCVLSLKFAYCGKWFVSTGKDNLLNAWRTPYGSSIFQSKESSSVLSCDISPDDQFIVTGSGDKKATVYEVIY